The Chitinivibrionales bacterium DNA segment CATTCCCGCGCGCTTCGAAATTGGATTTCCGCTGCCTGCCAGTAAAAATTCCGGCGAGATTCCCGGATACCACTGCTGGGCTGAGTTCTTCAATCCGCAAAATGGATGGATCCCGGTCGACATTTCCGAGGCGTGGAAAAACCCTGTCAAAAAGGATTATTTCTTTGGCGCGCACGACGCCAACCGGGTGCAATTCTCAGTGGGGCGAGATATAAGGTTGAGCCCGCCGCAACAGGGCGAGCCTTTGAACTACTTTGTTTATCCCTATGTAGAAGTTGCCGGACAGGAATATCCGCGGGTGAGCCTGAACTTCTCGTTTGCGGACGTCGAGCAGGGCGCGCGGGCGTCGTTACAAACGGGCAACTGAGCTCAAGGTTCAGGTTAGAAACAGCCTCGCCGAATTGTGAACAGGATGTTAGAATCATCTGCCCGGAAACGGGTGCTCCTCCCCGACCGTGTTTCCCGGTTCTGAATTATGCGCGCGAACAGTTCCAGCCCCAACCACGCCAAATTGAGTACTCCGCAAATTCAGGCACAGCTTATTTTTGAGCGCATGGCTCGCTCCACGGCGCGGCTTTCAAAGAGCCCGGCGCCGGAAAATGTGCATCGTTTCCGGACAAACAGCCGGCGAGTGGAAGCCCTGGTCAGCGAGCTTGCCCCGGAAACGCGCAATAAAAGGAAATTGTTGAAGCTGCTTTCGAAACTCAGAAAACGAGCGGGCAAGCTCCGAGATCTCGATGTGGAAACGGCGTTTTTAAAGGAGCTGAAAATTCCCGACCGGCAAAATCATCGCGCTCAGATGCTCGAGTTGCTGGCCGAAGAGCATGCGCGGCGCTCGCGCAAACTCTCAAAAGCGGCGGACCCGGCGAGTTTGCAGGAGTTGCGGAAACGGCTTCGCCGGGAACAGGACGAAATCAAACTTGATGGAATTGACCCTCTGCG contains these protein-coding regions:
- a CDS encoding transglutaminase domain-containing protein, whose product is IPARFEIGFPLPASKNSGEIPGYHCWAEFFNPQNGWIPVDISEAWKNPVKKDYFFGAHDANRVQFSVGRDIRLSPPQQGEPLNYFVYPYVEVAGQEYPRVSLNFSFADVEQGARASLQTGN
- a CDS encoding CHAD domain-containing protein, with amino-acid sequence MRANSSSPNHAKLSTPQIQAQLIFERMARSTARLSKSPAPENVHRFRTNSRRVEALVSELAPETRNKRKLLKLLSKLRKRAGKLRDLDVETAFLKELKIPDRQNHRAQMLELLAEEHARRSRKLSKAADPASLQELRKRLRREQDEIKLDGIDPLRLAANSLPKLGRAPMTEKTLHAFRIAAKHARYLAELAGEAPAA